Proteins encoded by one window of Clostridia bacterium:
- the rplS gene encoding 50S ribosomal protein L19 gives MNKLEAIVKDQIRTDLPKLVIGDTVKVHIKVKEGSRERIQIFEGTIIAKKHGGISETFTVRRISYGVGVEKVFPVNSPNIDKIEIVRKGKVRRAKLYYLRDRVGKAAKVKEKI, from the coding sequence ATGAACAAATTGGAAGCAATTGTTAAAGATCAGATCAGAACTGATTTGCCCAAGCTCGTTATCGGTGATACCGTTAAAGTGCACATTAAGGTTAAAGAAGGTTCCAGGGAAAGAATCCAGATTTTTGAAGGTACTATTATTGCTAAGAAGCATGGCGGTATCTCCGAAACATTTACAGTAAGAAGAATTTCTTACGGCGTTGGCGTAGAAAAAGTATTCCCTGTAAATTCTCCTAATATCGACAAGATTGAAATTGTGAGAAAAGGTAAAGTTAGAAGAGCAAAACTCTACTACTTAAGAGATAGAGTTGGTAAGGCTGCTAAAGTTAAGGAAAAGATCTAA
- the rimM gene encoding 16S rRNA processing protein RimM, translating into MSKIEVGKIINVHGLRGTLKVQPWTDYPEKFEEIERVFVDESQFIIENVSYHKQSVLLKLSGIDFVDQAEKMRNKIITANREDLGPLPEGVYYIVDLIGCTVFENDVEIGVLADVINNGGVDLYEIKRKGMKPLYFPAAKENLVSVDVDAKKIQVKIPEGLLDL; encoded by the coding sequence ATGAGCAAAATCGAAGTAGGAAAAATCATTAACGTACACGGGTTGCGCGGCACATTAAAAGTGCAGCCCTGGACAGACTATCCGGAAAAATTCGAAGAGATAGAACGCGTTTTTGTTGATGAAAGTCAATTCATAATTGAAAACGTATCCTATCACAAGCAATCCGTTTTATTAAAGCTCAGTGGAATTGATTTTGTGGATCAAGCTGAAAAAATGCGTAACAAAATCATCACCGCCAATCGTGAGGATTTAGGTCCGTTGCCGGAAGGCGTGTACTATATCGTTGATTTAATCGGTTGCACTGTTTTTGAGAACGATGTTGAAATTGGTGTTTTGGCTGATGTAATCAATAATGGTGGCGTTGATTTATACGAAATCAAACGCAAAGGAATGAAACCTTTGTATTTTCCGGCTGCAAAAGAGAATCTTGTGTCTGTTGACGTTGATGCAAAAAAAATTCAAGTAAAAATTCCGGAAGGATTGTTAGATTTATGA
- the lepB gene encoding signal peptidase I — MDEERIVNVEETETVPEEGKKKSVQREILEWIVVILAAFIIAQLINNFVFRFARVDGPSMEHTLHDKDYLLVWKLGYEPQCGDIIVFETDMNVQGQIKKQYLVKRVIATEGQTVEVNYDTDEVFVDGKLIKEDYIKEPDMSSFTDQQVYPLTVPDNYIYVMGDNRNNSFDSRAKGAIPVSEITGKVVFRLLPFNAIGTLK, encoded by the coding sequence ATGGATGAAGAAAGAATCGTTAACGTTGAAGAAACAGAAACTGTGCCCGAGGAAGGTAAGAAAAAAAGCGTGCAAAGAGAAATTTTAGAGTGGATTGTGGTAATTCTTGCCGCGTTTATAATTGCGCAGCTTATAAACAATTTCGTGTTCCGCTTTGCCAGAGTAGATGGTCCTTCTATGGAACACACATTGCATGATAAAGACTATTTGCTGGTTTGGAAGCTTGGTTATGAACCGCAATGCGGCGACATCATTGTTTTTGAAACAGATATGAATGTACAGGGTCAGATCAAAAAACAATATCTTGTCAAACGTGTAATCGCAACTGAAGGACAGACGGTTGAAGTTAATTACGATACAGATGAAGTTTTTGTTGATGGCAAGCTTATTAAAGAAGACTATATCAAGGAACCGGATATGAGCTCATTTACAGATCAGCAGGTCTATCCGTTAACGGTTCCCGATAACTATATTTATGTGATGGGGGATAACCGAAATAACAGTTTTGACAGCCGTGCAAAAGGTGCTATTCCTGTCTCTGAAATCACAGGTAAAGTTGTATTCAGACTTTTACCTTTTAACGCTATAGGCACTTTAAAATAA
- the ylqF gene encoding ribosome biogenesis GTPase YlqF: MNIQWFPGHMKKTERQIEENIRLVDIVYELVDARIPLSSKNPDIERMIQQKPRIILLNKSDLADKNATDKWISYYKSEHTAVIPICSQSGDGLKNIQKITEQMLADKIARQKQKGMVGKGIKALVVGVPNVGKSSFINKICGRSSAKTGDRPGVTKGKQWITVNPSLQLLDTPGILWPKFEDNNIAYSLAFTGAIRDEIIDVEELGVKLCGLLRNFYPDSLRVRYKLEDLSEDDYELLHQIGRKRGCVVSGGEIDTRKAAILLLDEFRGGKLGRITLELPATQR; encoded by the coding sequence ATGAACATTCAGTGGTTTCCCGGACATATGAAAAAAACGGAACGCCAGATTGAAGAAAACATTCGGTTGGTCGATATTGTCTACGAGCTTGTTGATGCCCGAATCCCGCTTTCCAGTAAAAACCCGGACATTGAACGAATGATACAACAAAAACCGAGAATCATACTTTTAAATAAGTCGGATTTAGCAGATAAAAATGCAACCGATAAGTGGATTTCGTATTATAAATCAGAACACACTGCTGTTATTCCGATTTGTTCTCAGTCCGGCGATGGACTTAAAAACATACAAAAAATAACCGAACAGATGCTTGCTGACAAAATAGCTCGTCAAAAACAAAAAGGCATGGTCGGGAAGGGGATTAAAGCGCTGGTTGTCGGTGTCCCCAATGTTGGCAAATCATCATTTATAAATAAAATTTGCGGCAGAAGCAGTGCTAAAACCGGAGATCGTCCCGGCGTAACAAAAGGTAAGCAATGGATAACCGTAAACCCCTCCTTGCAATTGCTTGACACCCCTGGAATTTTGTGGCCGAAATTCGAAGATAATAACATCGCATATTCTTTGGCATTTACAGGGGCAATCCGAGACGAGATTATCGATGTAGAAGAACTTGGTGTTAAACTTTGTGGTTTGCTGAGAAATTTTTACCCCGATTCTTTACGCGTTCGGTACAAATTAGAAGATTTGTCCGAAGATGATTACGAGCTGTTGCATCAGATAGGAAGAAAAAGAGGCTGTGTTGTCAGTGGAGGCGAAATTGACACGCGCAAAGCAGCGATATTACTTTTAGACGAATTCAGAGGCGGAAAGCTTGGACGTATTACGCTGGAGCTTCCTGCAACACAGAGGTAA
- the rpsP gene encoding 30S ribosomal protein S16: protein MAVKMRLRRMGSKKAPFYRVVVADSRYPRDGRFIEEIGTYNPLTDPATVNIDAEKAQKWLGNGAQPTDTVKALLKKANITK from the coding sequence ATGGCAGTAAAAATGAGATTAAGAAGAATGGGTTCTAAGAAGGCACCTTTCTACAGAGTGGTTGTTGCAGATTCTAGATACCCCAGAGATGGCAGATTTATTGAAGAAATCGGTACCTACAATCCTTTGACAGACCCCGCAACCGTTAACATTGATGCTGAAAAGGCTCAGAAATGGTTGGGTAACGGTGCACAGCCGACTGATACTGTTAAAGCATTGCTTAAGAAAGCAAACATTACAAAATAA
- a CDS encoding KH domain-containing protein → MKELLTEIAKTLVDNPDEVTVTVVEKERLTVLQLSVAKEDMGKVIGRKGKIAQAIRTVIKAASTPGDKKVVVDIL, encoded by the coding sequence ATGAAAGAACTCCTTACAGAAATCGCCAAAACCTTAGTTGACAACCCTGACGAGGTAACAGTTACTGTTGTGGAAAAAGAGCGTCTTACCGTTCTGCAGTTATCTGTTGCAAAAGAGGATATGGGCAAGGTCATCGGCAGAAAAGGTAAAATTGCACAAGCGATTCGTACCGTTATCAAAGCAGCATCTACACCCGGTGACAAGAAAGTTGTTGTTGACATCTTATGA
- the trmD gene encoding tRNA (guanosine(37)-N1)-methyltransferase TrmD: protein MHFDILTLFPEIFPGVLETSILGRAVQKKLLSFNYVNIRDFTTDIHNKVDDYPYGGGCGMLMQAQPIYDAYQSVVKNKPKPLTVYLSPRGKVFNQEVAKEMVKHEHIVLLCGHYEGVDQRVIDEISDFELSIGDYVLTGGELGAMVVCDAVSRLVPGVLSEEAGFTGESHYNQLLEYPQYTRPAVWMGRNVPEVLRNGNQKDIDAWRKEQSLILTESARPDIFYNTSHLPYAVRNGISKDYKFKLFGFSADINSDTVFKEKRKLYQKLQKKGFAVQDVFKVYSDFNKLQTELSKCEKAIVLSDVTFDAVNTLSNPVMWISSESDKNSLYPYKISQSEDSVIDEILTFLSVAEIISKFSK, encoded by the coding sequence ATACACTTTGATATTTTAACACTTTTTCCCGAGATTTTTCCTGGTGTATTAGAAACAAGCATTTTAGGGAGAGCGGTTCAAAAAAAACTGCTCTCTTTTAACTATGTAAATATCCGGGATTTTACAACGGATATCCATAACAAAGTGGATGACTATCCATACGGCGGGGGATGCGGTATGCTTATGCAGGCACAGCCCATTTATGATGCATACCAATCGGTTGTTAAAAACAAGCCCAAGCCTTTAACCGTCTATCTTTCTCCGCGCGGCAAGGTTTTTAATCAGGAGGTCGCGAAAGAGATGGTAAAGCACGAACACATTGTTCTGCTATGCGGTCACTATGAAGGCGTTGACCAAAGAGTTATAGATGAAATATCTGATTTTGAGCTTTCAATCGGCGATTATGTTTTAACCGGTGGAGAATTAGGTGCTATGGTTGTTTGTGATGCAGTTTCCCGCCTTGTTCCGGGCGTGTTATCCGAAGAAGCTGGTTTTACAGGTGAGTCCCATTATAATCAACTGTTAGAATACCCTCAGTACACACGTCCTGCGGTTTGGATGGGCAGAAATGTTCCTGAAGTTTTACGCAATGGAAATCAAAAGGATATCGATGCTTGGCGAAAAGAGCAGTCTCTGATTTTGACAGAATCAGCCCGCCCTGATATTTTTTACAACACATCCCATCTTCCTTATGCAGTACGAAATGGTATCAGTAAGGATTACAAATTTAAACTTTTCGGATTTTCTGCCGACATAAACAGTGATACTGTTTTTAAAGAAAAACGGAAATTATATCAGAAGCTGCAAAAAAAAGGCTTTGCTGTACAGGATGTTTTCAAGGTTTATAGTGATTTTAATAAGCTTCAAACAGAACTTTCAAAATGCGAAAAAGCCATTGTTTTAAGCGACGTAACTTTTGATGCCGTAAATACACTTTCTAATCCTGTAATGTGGATTTCATCCGAGAGTGATAAAAACAGCCTGTATCCATATAAAATATCGCAATCCGAAGATTCTGTTATAGATGAAATTCTTACTTTTTTGTCTGTTGCAGAAATTATTTCGAAATTTTCAAAATAA